In Triticum aestivum cultivar Chinese Spring chromosome 5B, IWGSC CS RefSeq v2.1, whole genome shotgun sequence, the following proteins share a genomic window:
- the LOC123116782 gene encoding uncharacterized protein, producing MECSLLLLLAVGVGLLATEVAGHEPESCDTATLALHINGIPYPVTEKDRGAASCEVVRSGVDSSLAAAAGVPRASASSMTSRLFSSPASPSRTSRPRSTAPAEAGTSKKPGSSRRNATEYWLDCHPGGRRRRTRTAPWRTRPSAATVMGWLALCQLSSRKELVEARLVVLALVAWAACS from the exons ATGGAgtgctccctcctcctcctcttggccgTCGGAGTTGGCCTCCTAGCCACCGAGGTCGCCGGCCACGAGCCAGAGTCCTGCGACACCGCTACACTGGCCCTTCACATCAACGGCATCCCGTACCCCGTCACCGAGAAGGACCGCGGGGCCGCCAGCTGCGAGGTGGTGCGGTCCGGGGTGGACTCGTCCCTGGCAGCGGCGGCGGGAGTGCCCCGTGCCTCTGCCTCCTCGATGACTTCCCGGCTTTTCTCGTCACCGGCTTCTCCATCGCGAACGTCCCGGCCGAGATCTACGGCCCCTGCGGAGGCCGGCACGTCAAAGAAGCCCGGCTCCTCGCGGAGAAATGCGACG GAGTATTGGCTGGATTGTCATcccggagggaggaggagaaggacaaGGACGGCGCCGTGGAGGACGAGGCCATCCGCAGCAACAGTGATGGGCTGGCTGGCTCTATGTCAGTTGTCCAGTAGGAAGGAGTTAGTGGAAGCCCGTTTGGTTGTACTAGCACTTGTGGCCTGGGCCGCATGCAGTTAG